ACTGCTGCAATTGATGGTCAGGTTTCTAAAGTTGATATTCAGCCGGGACAATTGGTTCAGCCTGGTCAGTCTTTATTTTATATTATCAATAACAATGAAGCATGGGTTGTAGCAAACTTTAAAGAAACACAATTGAACAAAATGGTTGTGGGGCAAAAAGTAAGCTTAAAAGTAGATGCTTATCCTAATTATGAATTTAAAGGAACTGTTACTTCTTTCTCTCCTGCTACAGGATCCCGTTTTTCATTATTACCTCCTGACAATGCAACAGGAAACTTCGTAAAAACGATTCAGAGATTACCGGTAAAAATTAGTTTAGACTCTTCAAACGATCCTAAAAAAGTAGAATTATTACGTCCTGGAATGAATGTTGACGTAGACGTACATTTGAAATAAAATAAATGGCAGCAGCAGTACAAGGAGACGACGATTTAGTAGAATACGGCTACAGACGTGTAATCATTACGATTACGGCAGTACTTTGTGCATTGCTGGAAATTGTAGATACAACCATTGTAAACGTAGCACTGACAGACATGCGCGGAAGTCTTGGGGCAACCCTGACTGACGTTGCGTGGGTAATTACAGCATACGCTATTGCGAATGTGATTGTAATTCCGATGACGAGCTGGCTTTCGCAGCAATTTGGAAGACGAAATTATTTTGTGGCTTCGATCATAATATTTACCGTCTGTTCCTTTTTGTGTGGAAATGCCACAAATATTTGGGAACTGGTAGCTTTTAGATTCGTACAAGGTATGGGTGGTGGAGCACTACTGGTAACAGCTCAAACGATTATTACAGAAAGTTATCCCGTTGCAAAACGAGGAATGGCGCAGGCCATTTACGGAATGGGTGTAATTGTTGGACCAACTCTGGGACCACCTTTGGGAGGTTATTTAGTTGATAATTATTCCTGGCCTTATATTTTTTATATCAATATTCCGTTGGGAATTATTGCTACTATTTTGGCTTTAACTTTCGTTAGAAGTCCTAAATATGGAGAAAAATTAAAAGCAAATCAGGTAGACTGGTGGGGAATTATTTTGTTGAGTACCTTTATTGGTTCATTACAATTCGTATTAGAGCACGGACAACAGGACGACTGGTTTAACGATTCTTTAATTGTAACCTTAAGTGTTGTAACAGTTTTAGGATTGGTTTTATTTATTTGGAGAGAGCTTACTTATAAACATCCAATCGTGAACTTAAGTGTTCTAAAAGACGGAAACTTAAGAATTGGAACGGTAATGTGTTTCATCCTTGGTTTTGGTCTATACGGTTCAACATTGATTATCCCAATTTATACGCAGTCGATTTTAGGATGGACCGCGACTGATGCCGGATTATTATTAATTCCGGGATCGATTACAACAGCGCTTATGATGCCGTTTGTGGGGAATATGATTCAGAAAGGTGTACCTCAGGGCTATATGGTGGGAGTAGGATTTTTAATTTTCTTTTTCTTCACTTTTATGATGTACAGCCGTATGACACCTGATACGGGTGTCGAACACATGTACTGGCCGTTGATTTTAAGAGGAATTGGTTTAGGATTACTTTTCGTTCCTATTACAACGCTTTCACTATCAACCTTAAAAGGAAAACAAATTGGTGAAGGAGCAGCATTTACAGGAATGATGCGTCAGTTAGGCGGATCTTTTGGTATTGCGATTATTACTACGTTCATCACGCGCTTCAGCCAGTCTCACCGAGTAGATTTAATTAACAATTTAGATCCGGCAAAATTCGAAGTACAGCAGCGTCTTGCAGGAATGCAGCACGCCTTCATGGCAAAAGGTTACAGTGCCGATGTTGCTTTGAAAAAAGCTTATCAGGCTATTGATCTTTCTGTAATGAAACAAAGTACTGTAATGGCTTATATGGATATTTTCCTTTATTTAGGAATTATGTTTTTATGTTGCATACCGATTATTCTCTTTATCAAAAAAGGGAAGAACAAAATTAATGCAGCCGACGCAATGCATTAATGCTAATAATAATTTATAATACTCAAAACGCCGAATTCAATTCAGAATTCGGCGTTGTTTTTTTATATTTCTATTTATTACTGCTAACAGCTATTGAAAACCCTGCCTACAATATGTTCCGAGTCTCCGACTCTTTAAAAACTTTTGCTTTATTTATAAGATCATTGCAAAGTTTGGAAAACTTAGTCTCTTAGAATCTTAGTAACTTAAAACCTTAAAGGTTATCTTGTAAAAACCAAATGATTCCCCTTAGAAAGATTGGCATCAAACTGATATCCTTCGTAATTGAAACCTTTTAAATCGTCAATAGTTTCTGCGTTCGTATCAATTATATAACGAACCATCATGCCTCTCGCCTTTTTCGCAAAGAAACTGATCATTTTTAGTTTTCCGTCTTTATAATCTTTAAAGTCTGGCGTAATGACAGGCACTTTCAACGCTTTTACATCAACAGCAGAAAAATATTCGTTACTTGCTAAATTCACGAATAATTCGTCTTTTTTCAATTCTTTGTTTAAAGCTTTGGTAACAGTTGGTTTCCAAAATTCATGCAGGTTTTTAGATTCACCAACCGGCATTTTTGTCCCCATTTCTAAACGATAGGCCTGCATTAAATCCAATGGTTTTAAAAGACCGTAAAGACCTGATAAAATTCGAAGTTTATTTTGTAAAACATCTAATTTCTCTAACGGAATTGTATAAGCATCTAAACCGGTATAAACATCTCCATCGAAAGTATAAACTGCCGGACGTGCATTTGCTGGAGTAAAAGGCGTTTTCCAATCCTGATTTCTTTTCCAGTTTAAATCGGCTAGTTTTTCTGAAATTGACATTAATTCTGATAATTCGGCTGGCTTTTTTTGCTTTACGACTTTGTGAACCACACGTGCTTCTTTTAAAAAAGAGGGTTCAGTATATTGAGATGTTGGTAATTCTTTTTCGAAATTCAATGATTTCGCAGGAGATATAACAATTTTCATTTGTATGTTTTTGTATGATTCAAAAATACAAATTGCATTTCTAAAAATTATAGTTTGAAATTGATTTGTTCTATACCTCTATTTTTTAGCCACGAATTACACAAATATCCACGAATTTTTCTCTCAAGCAGGTTATTAAGATTTTTAGCCACAGATTAAAAAAATTCACACAGATTTTTTTAATCTTTCTAATCCTATAATCTATGGCTAAAAAAAAATCGTGGATATTTGTGGCAGCTCTTTCTCAATTCATAAAAATTGATGCTTCAAAATGTGAAATTGTTCAAAAAAGTGAACTCTAGATTATAATAGGCATTTTCTATGTTGTAAATTTGCAGCGATTAAATTTAAAACCGCAACCATTATTAAAATGTTAGGTTGATTCTCAGATAAAATGATTCATAAATAAATCACCGCAGATTCGCAAATTATTTTAAAATTTATGGAAGACTACTTACACAAAGATGAAAGTTACTCTATCTTCGGAATTCTTTATGAAGTACACAAAAATTCAGGAAAAGGTTTTTCTGAAATTGTCTATAAAGACGCATTAGAATATGAATTCACTCAACTAAATATACCTTTTGAAAGGGAAAAAGAGTTTTCTGTAAATTATAAAAACACAATACTGAAACATCAATGTCTTAACTATTTAAAAGTATCAGGAAATCAATTTAGCTATTCTGGCTAACTTTAATCTGAAATCATTAGAATATAAACGAATAGTGAAATCTAAAAATTAATTTGCGAATTTGCAGTTAAAAAAATGAATTATACAAAAGCTTTAAATAATAAAATCTTCGAAATCATTTCGAAAGCTTCACGGGAATTAAACGTTGACTCATACGTCATCGGCGGATTTGTTCGTGATTTGCTTTTAAACCGGGGTTCGAAAAAAGATATTGATGTTGTTGCTGTTGGAAGCGGAATTGAACTTGCTTTAAAGGTTTCTGATTTACTTCCGAAAAAACCAAAAGTCCAGGTTTTTAAAACATACGGAACAGCAATGCTTCGTTTTGAAGACACCGATATTGAATTCGTAGGCGCCCGAAAAGAATCATATAATCGTGACAGCCGAAATCCAATTGTGGAAAACGGAACTTTACAAGACGATCAAAATCGCCGTGATTTTACAATCAATGCCCTGGCTTTATCTTTAAACGAAAATAATTTTGGTACTCTTTTAGATCCTTTTGACGGTTTAACCGATTTAGAAAATAAAACAATTAAAACGCCTTTGGATCCTGATATCACGTATTCTGATGATCCTTTGCGTATGCTTCGTGCGATTCGTTTTGCTACACAATTGAATTTCGAAATCGAAGAAAATTCATTGAATGCGATCACAAAAAATGCAGATCGTATCAAGATTATTTCTGGCGAAAGAATCGTTGATGAATTAAACAAAATCCTTATGACGGATAAACCTTCAACTGGATTTTTGCTTTTATACAAAACTGGACTTTTAGATATTATTCTTCCTGAATTAACCGCATTGAATCAGGTGGAAGAAATTGAAGGTCATACACATAAAAATAACTTTTATCACACGCTTGAAGTTGTTGATAATATTTGCCCAAATACAGATGATGTTTGGCTTCGCTGGTCGGCATTATTGCACGATATTGGAAAAGCGCCAACAAAACGTTTCAACAAAAAACAAGGCTGGACTTTTCACGGACATGAATTTCTAGGCGGAAAAATGGCAAAGAAAATCTTCGAACGTCTTCATATGCCTTTAAATCATAAAATGAAATTCGTACAGAAAATGGTTGTGATGAGTTCTCGTCCGATTGTTTTGGCTGAGGATATTGTAACCGACAGCGCTGTACGTCGTTTGGTTTTTGATGCCGGCGAAGATGTAGAAAATTTAATGACGTTGTGTGAAGCTGATATTACAACAAAGAATCCGGCGAAATTCAAAAAATACCATAAAAACTTCGAAGTTGTC
The Flavobacterium flavigenum genome window above contains:
- a CDS encoding MDR family MFS transporter, whose amino-acid sequence is MAAAVQGDDDLVEYGYRRVIITITAVLCALLEIVDTTIVNVALTDMRGSLGATLTDVAWVITAYAIANVIVIPMTSWLSQQFGRRNYFVASIIIFTVCSFLCGNATNIWELVAFRFVQGMGGGALLVTAQTIITESYPVAKRGMAQAIYGMGVIVGPTLGPPLGGYLVDNYSWPYIFYINIPLGIIATILALTFVRSPKYGEKLKANQVDWWGIILLSTFIGSLQFVLEHGQQDDWFNDSLIVTLSVVTVLGLVLFIWRELTYKHPIVNLSVLKDGNLRIGTVMCFILGFGLYGSTLIIPIYTQSILGWTATDAGLLLIPGSITTALMMPFVGNMIQKGVPQGYMVGVGFLIFFFFTFMMYSRMTPDTGVEHMYWPLILRGIGLGLLFVPITTLSLSTLKGKQIGEGAAFTGMMRQLGGSFGIAIITTFITRFSQSHRVDLINNLDPAKFEVQQRLAGMQHAFMAKGYSADVALKKAYQAIDLSVMKQSTVMAYMDIFLYLGIMFLCCIPIILFIKKGKNKINAADAMH
- the yaaA gene encoding peroxide stress protein YaaA — protein: MKIVISPAKSLNFEKELPTSQYTEPSFLKEARVVHKVVKQKKPAELSELMSISEKLADLNWKRNQDWKTPFTPANARPAVYTFDGDVYTGLDAYTIPLEKLDVLQNKLRILSGLYGLLKPLDLMQAYRLEMGTKMPVGESKNLHEFWKPTVTKALNKELKKDELFVNLASNEYFSAVDVKALKVPVITPDFKDYKDGKLKMISFFAKKARGMMVRYIIDTNAETIDDLKGFNYEGYQFDANLSKGNHLVFTR
- a CDS encoding GxxExxY protein; translation: MEDYLHKDESYSIFGILYEVHKNSGKGFSEIVYKDALEYEFTQLNIPFEREKEFSVNYKNTILKHQCLNYLKVSGNQFSYSG
- a CDS encoding CCA tRNA nucleotidyltransferase — its product is MNYTKALNNKIFEIISKASRELNVDSYVIGGFVRDLLLNRGSKKDIDVVAVGSGIELALKVSDLLPKKPKVQVFKTYGTAMLRFEDTDIEFVGARKESYNRDSRNPIVENGTLQDDQNRRDFTINALALSLNENNFGTLLDPFDGLTDLENKTIKTPLDPDITYSDDPLRMLRAIRFATQLNFEIEENSLNAITKNADRIKIISGERIVDELNKILMTDKPSTGFLLLYKTGLLDIILPELTALNQVEEIEGHTHKNNFYHTLEVVDNICPNTDDVWLRWSALLHDIGKAPTKRFNKKQGWTFHGHEFLGGKMAKKIFERLHMPLNHKMKFVQKMVVMSSRPIVLAEDIVTDSAVRRLVFDAGEDVENLMTLCEADITTKNPAKFKKYHKNFEVVRRKIVEVEERDHVRNFQPPITGEEIMEMFDLKPSREIGVLKEAVKEAILEGIIPNEYQAAYDFVIKRAEKLNLTLKK